Below is a window of Sceloporus undulatus isolate JIND9_A2432 ecotype Alabama chromosome 9, SceUnd_v1.1, whole genome shotgun sequence DNA.
GACCTCTCCTACCTTGCGGTGTTTTTCCGAAACggttcggttcttcagctctgtcATGAGACCCGGGAGGCTGTTGCTGCTGTGGCGTTCGTAGCGCAAGGCGTAAAGCATCACCAGGCGGACGGCGTCAAGCTCCGTCACTTTGGGGTTCTGCAGAAGCCGCCGGATGTtctggggaagggaggaggacagGTTGAAgacctgtaactgtatttctttgagTAGTCATCTGCGaatgcacacaaatgggttattctgcgcctgcgcagttcCAGCTCAGAAACACTAGGcaaaacttaggcgggttacagatcgccgagaagcagcggtctggctccacctccgcttgcagcatctgggagccgcagcctttaaaccgcgtggctcccggacgctgcagagaaggagcgcggaaatcgcgctccttctcaggccccggaagagacgctgcaaggcgctagtcgcgtgctcacggcgtcatttctggggtgtgatgtgcggatgcagtgcgtccgctacatcaagatggcggcagccgtgtggaatggccaccgccattctgtgcgcacggagcgcgtactagggttggggggtatGGAAGCatcgccccttcctaatcctagtacgcgctcgtcgcgtactatatggcggtttgtaacctgccctagtttgcaactttttggtggtagctccatCCACCCTTCTAAAGACCCCAGGGGAGGTTGGGTGGattttgtgtgaatttgcagaagACCACTCACAGAAATACGGTTACAGAACCTgcccttcttctttgtggtctctgcgaatcacacaaagaCTGAAAAGCTTTGGTCAATGGAGGAGGGAGTGCCATGCCACACAAGAAAGGCACATTGACCTCAAACAGAATGACCATTTGTGAGGCCATGCCCAAGGGCATACAAACATAGGGACAAAGAGTCCCACTAATATGGTGGCTCTACAGAGTCGAATAGAAAACCCAATACTGAGACATAATGGAAACAGTCACCAATGGAGGTGAAACATGACCACTGGCAGGAAAAGCAGGCTTGCCATATAACCGTGTGTTGCACAGACTGTAGGTAGACCTTGATGGTCCATAATCAATGGCAGGTGTAAACTAAGGTAAAAAGAGACTTTGCCAAGCGCGCCAGTGAGgtggacaccattttaaaaaattctcctcaggAGTAAAAAGAGACTTTGCCAAGTGTGCCAATGAGgcaaatgccattttaaaattttctcctCAGGAGTAAAAAGGGACTTTATCAAGCGAAAGGGgcggccatttaaaaaaaattccctcaGGAGAACAAAGGCATCTCTGCCAAGCGCACCAATGAAGCGAGCGGCCATTTTCTTACAAAAATGTCCTCAGAAAAAGTAGTGAGAAGGTGAGGCAAGCCACCATTAAAACAACTTTGCCTCAGAATTTCAATGAACGTCTAAGTATGCTATTCTCTAAGAAATTGTAAAGCTCCTTGAAAAATATGAACAATGATGTTAAAAACGCAGATTGATCCCAATCAAATACAAATTTTAAAGTTTGACAGGCAAATGAATCTCTGAAGAGTTCCTAGACGCTGCTAGCGCAGAGGACAAAAGGAAATGAGGGTTTAGGCGGCAAACCGGCCCCTCGAGTGACACCACAACCCCTCAACCTCCCTTTGCAAAATGGCCGCTTTGTTAGCAGTCAACAGCCCCAATTCATCCTTGGCGATGTGGGGTCAGATGCTGGGGGTCAACATAGGAATTCTCCAAGCTATAAAGGAAACAGAGGTCTCCAAATTCCCCAGTCAGACACACATctgtcaaaggggggggggggagggaatacaACCCTCTTGCTGTCCatgtccaataaaggtatatcATTATAAGAAATAAAGGCACCACTTTGTCCAATAAAGATATCCTTGCATTGCAGATTTTGGTACTGTAGTTTGCTATTGGGCCAACATGGCTatgtgtgatttttatttttctgggaCTAAAATGGCCTGTGAGgctccaaaacatggtgaaaatactCCTGACATGCCTGCTAGAGATCATTTGTGGGCACAAGAATATTTGGGGAGCTCTGAGGTCACAGAAATAGTTTTGGGGGAACCACATGTGGGCTATGGGCACAGCCTGCCCACCCCTGGTTTATGGGTCAGCTCAGTGCCAACTCCGTCCTTGCACAGCCAGGTACCTGGAGGGCACTGGAGTGGTCATTCTGGCACGCCAACTCTTGCTCCACCTCGGACACTTCCATCAAGTTGCGTTCGCTGACCAGCCTGGAAAGCTCCCCCACCACCGTCACGTGTTTGGAGACGGTGCCGGACATCTTCCTGAACTGCGGGTAGTTCTCCACAAAGGCCTGGCATGGATAAGAGGCAAGTGGAAAGTGCAAAATAAGGGCATGGAacctccaaaataaaaaaaaattcctcttaGAAATTTCTGcccagtctccaaatttcttaCAGTGCTTAAACACTCAAAACCATTCATGCCTCCTATTTGCTGTGTGTACAGTTCCTGGGTCACTATGTCTTTCCCCTTTTGCTTTGGATGCCTGaactctgtggctgcatctacaccacagaattaatgcagtttgacgctgctttaactgccatggctgcatcacaTGAAATCATGGGAtgtctagtttgttgtggtaccaaagtTCTCTAACAAAGGAGGCTTAAtagcccaccaaactacaaactccagattTCCAttgcattgggccatggcagttaaagtggcaatAATTAAACGCTcggctgaagttttaagttactactATTTTGTCAAATTCTGGAAATTCCCAGCAAATTTGCACTAGGGACGCATCCCAAAGCCAACTTTTGCATCTTACTTTCATGTCTGCGATCGACTCCAGCTTCTGCTGTTCTTTGGGCTTCTTCCTCTGGAAGTCTTCCATCAGGTTCTTGATATTGGCCCCGATTTCTGCAAAGTTCAGGTACATATTCTGGGGGTGTCAAGAGACAGGGGCAGAGAGAAAGAACATTAAAGGAATGGGatgaagcagcagcagacaaTTCAAGAGACGGCAACTCTCAACAAATCTGGAGCAGGGAGAATATTGGGAGAAATCTTATAGGTCTGCTGCCCCACCGCGTAAGAAGTTTACATAGGACATTCATTCAGAAATAGATATAACAGAATCGTAGAGGTGGAACGGGACACAGGGGTCAGCTAGTCCAACCCTCTTGAGCCACACTGGACCTAACAGCTAAAGtactcctgagagatgcccaCCCAACGTttgcttaaagacccccaaagatggagaagagaaggaacctGGGAAGGTTGTCTGGGAGGCTGGAGAATTTAAAGACAGGGGATAGATGGGACAGGAAGGAGGAAACCTAAAATGTGGCTCACCTTAGCGTCTGAATCTGGCCCACCTGGGCGgcatctccacttggccatgccCTTCCccactttctgctttcttttgcaGAAGAACCATcctctaatgcagtggttcccaaactttggctctccagatattttggcctttagctcccagaatttctgactactggccaaactggctggggcttctgagagtccaaaacatctggaagaccaaagtttggaatcaCTGCGTATGGCAAGCCAGCTCCCCCCAGGTAAGTCCCTTGCGTCCCGTTGCTGCACATTACTCTGGGCTTGATAATGTAAGTTCTAATGTTTTTAAACCTCTCTAAAATTGAGGAAGGGGTGCgtgaaataataaattttatgacCACTTCAGCTCCGCTGGAATGCATCGCCCGGCTCtgccatgattccctatggaagCAGCTCCCCTTATTCACATCAGTCTCATTTTACATTGTGATTCCTGGAAAGCAACATGGGCATAAACAAAGGCTGCTTGTACTTACGTTGGCGTAAAACTCATCGTTATCGGCCGACAGAACCACTTCCCGCAGGTCCTTGCTGATCCCCGGCACCCGAGAGAGGTCGATCCGGTTGTTGTTAATTCCCAACAACTCATGCACCATGGCCTGGTATGTCCACTgcaaagggagggagaaggaaatttGCAAGAAGattaaaattatttgaagggCTGTGTTCCCCTAGACGAAGCTGCCCATGACCTGAGACCTTTTGGGGGAATCCttctctctttgtcccaccaccttcccaggGACATTTGTGGTGCAAAACTCTTCTCAATCCCAATCCTCTTTCCAAGAAGCCCTTTGGCTCAACTGTCTAATTCCAACTGTAAGCACACTTCATGCACCTATGTTATCTTCCCTGTTCTAGATTGCATGCTCCTAGAAGGCAGAGACTTTACAAGACAAATTTACACAAGCCCCCACAACAACACAAGCAATAAAATATATCAGCCACCATCAAGCCAAAGTTCTTCATTGCCAACTTCAAGTCAGGGCTGGGGGAAGTGGGGAGTGGACTTTTCCAACTATATTTCCCAAAATCCACGAtgtcagggttgttgttgttttgagatttgcagtccaataaATAACTGTGTAATTTTTGGAGACTCAAATGCAATTCTTTGCAGAGTGCCAAGGCGTAGACCTGACCACCTGCATTTTGCAACTCACCGCagcaaggaagggggggggggggaacccaaccCGCCCCTCACCTGGTTCAAAAGTGGAGTGACGGCATCATCTGACCGGTCAAGGAGCAACAGCAAAGGAGGGACTTCAGTCCGGCGGAAGTCAAAAAGTTCATATTCTTTTGTGATGACTTGCTGTTGGAAGGGGAAAAATATctatttatgtttcatttacactTTATACATATAGCCTCCAAGTAATTTTATATTAGGAAATAcattgggattttggaatatttgcatctacatCGTCAGGTATCTtacagatgggacccaagtctaaacatgacattcgtTTAGGTTTCATAGACACCTCGTGCACACAGACTAAAttaagtttgtgtacactgaaccatcagcaaGCAAAGGTGTTATGATCTCAGCTGCCCACTTGGACAATCTTAGAATATTCTGGATTTTgcaattccagataagagagagaCAAGCTGTAGATATTAAATTACTAACTAACTGAACAAAATATTCTTATGGTGCCCATCGTAAGGATATCTGCTGGAGTACCTTTTGGGGCTATTGCTTGAATGATGAACACACCATATGAGAACATGCTTCTAAGTAGAGATAAGCCATGTCAACACCATGAACgtcttttaaaatctctctctttttctctctaatTTCACTGAGcccattcttttatttttaaaaatgcaaagaaatcaAAGGTGCCACCTTCACACATTCTGCAAGTCTCTTTGCCGAATCTGAGGAGAGCTGGTATCGGATCATGGGGCACTTCTTGAGGGAAAGAAGCAACGCTGTCAGGCCTTGCGTGGTCCTGGACAACTGGGCCGGGTCCCAGCTGCGCCCcttaatgaaagaaaaagaatacacacacacatacattttctaCCCCCTACACTGCTCCTTGCCAAGTTAATTGAATACAAATGTCTTCTGCATTTTGAAGTCCGTTTGCAGCAACTCAAGATGATTTGGGGACAACGTGGGAAagcgggaggaggaaagagaaagcgggacattttaaaagcagctgagaaagtgggatggaagAGGATTAATCATGACTGTCCTTGCCAATTCGGGAGAATTGCAAGGTACACTTTTCCTACCTGGCAGCAGATAGGGATATTGAGAGAAAAGACATGGGGGTTCACGGCAATGTAGTCCCCGTAGAATTCCTGCCAAAGCAAAAGATACAAACCAAATGTCACCCTGGACATTGGGGAAATCGGGATTATTAACCTGGTGCATTGCAggaaacacacaaaaacacagatACACAAAAGATAGTGTGGGGTGCACACCCCAGAGACCAAAAACTTTGCCTTTGCTACCAAGGACAGGGTAGCATCCATGCCTTAATGCTGTAGTGCAGATGAGGTCTGCCTTGGGGAtgggtttggactacaactccccaaatccctcatCCCAGAGAAAGGGGATAGTCGAAGAAACTCAGCCGAAGTTGGCCTGGGAGATGGACATCCTTGGAATAAAAATTTACCTGGACTTCAGCGACAACTTCTTGTTCGTCCGCCTCGGCCAAGGACTTGACGTCGCTCTTGCTGATCACGTTGCTGAAATCTGAAAGAAAGGGGCagaaaaacatggggggggggattgcaggACGTGAGCAAACTGAGACTATTTCGGATGGACAGAGAGAAATGGAGAGTgggatttatttacttatttattttgtatgccgcctttctcccaggagggaacCCATGATGGGTCAccgataaaacatttaaaaatctcaataaaattcaaaacaatgtttCCCAGATGCTGGCTACCAGCTCTTCCATGTTGCACAAATAAAACAGTCTGACGCAGTTTTGATGGCCGTGgctacatcccatggaatctggGGGTTTGCTGGGACACCAGAACTCTccgacaaggaaggctaaatatctgaccgaaccacaaatcccacgattccatagctctgagccatgACAAcgaaagcagtgtaaaactgcatgattcctgcagtgtagatgcaggccTTAGTCTACCCTGAGGGACACACAAAGGCTATCTAGTGCAGCCCGCTGCCATGCAAGACTACACAACCCAATCGCCCCCGGACAATGCTCTGGCTATATTGGGCTACCCCCTCTTGCCTTTCATCTCCACCATCTgtgctttctttcagttttatCCTTCTGCATTCAGACTGAGCACAGGCTGagtccccatctctctctctctctctctctctcttgcgtTTCCAGAAGCTTAGAATGACATCTAGAGGCCAGGAGGCAATCCACTCCAGTGTTGAgagttaggaagttcttcctaatgtgcaGGAAGCTaacaaaaaggcatttaaaaattcatttttgggGGCGTATGGTAAAATACAGAAAAACTGTTAAGATATCAAAAGGCATTGCCAGTGCATTTCAGAGGGGAAAGTGAAGCAAAGCACATCCGTGACTTACAGATAAAGTAGGTGCTGTACTTTGGCCGACGGAGCTCTTGCATGAGGTAGTCTACGTTTTCCTAGAGGAGcattaatttcaaaataagaCAAAGCAAAACGTACGGAGATATCAGAAAGCAAGTCTCCACGAGAATTAAGAAAGCAAGAATTATTTCAAAGAGACTTGCAAGATGGGGTGAAAAACTGTTCAGCAACGATTTATGGACTTCTATCTTTCCAGATCCAAtgaacacactacagaaataatgctggggatgctgggagctgtaacCCATTCTTAGCTTCCACGACCAGtgagcatgctgggagttggaatccaaccTTATCCCATTCCCCACTCCAGAGATAAACAACTCTTGCTCGCTTGCTGCAAGACTTGACTTTTTTGTGCATTTCAGATTTGACGCCTCCCACCCTCTGGCAGTGgctggccagggatgatgggaactgcagtgcaAGGCCCCAAGGAGAAAGCTAGGTTGCTGAGAGGCCTCACCTTTGTCGGCCGCAGGAAACAGATGGCCTTGAGGTGCTTCATGCTCTCCCGGTTGGCGGAATCGATGCGCTCAAAGAGGTAAACCTCCTTCTGCAGGATCTCCGACTGAGTGTATACCATGCTCACAATGCTGGTCTGGAAGGGAAAGCAAACAGTGGATCCTTAAGTTGCTAAACCACATGGCGCAATGCAAAGCCCCCAGAAACCCAGCGATGCCAAGCAAGGAAGGGAACcctgggaggtgtagttttgggagacgttttgccttctctggctgcatctacattgcagaaataatgcactctgacaccgctttaaccgccatggctccatactttgagatactgtatatagttttgtgaactatttagcctttgctggctgcatctatactgcagaattaatgcagttcgacacttcAACAGCCATGGCTTCATAATGTGGAACTATAGAATAGATAGTTTTGTCAGGCATTTTGgccttctctggctgcatccatactgaagaattaatccagcttgacaccgctttaactgccatggctccaatttatggagtcctgggatttgttgtggcaccagagctctctgacagagaaggctaagtgcgtcccaaaactacaaatccccaaatcccattgcatggagccatggcagctaaagcagagccgaactgtgttaattctgaagtgcagacATAGATAAACAAACCTGAGCAGATCCTCTACAGAGCTCAGTCCTTTCCCTACAAGTTTGCTTCTTGGAAAATTTGTAAAAGCAAGTCACCGAATCGGAAGCAAGGTCCCAATTTTTTCAAAACACCAAATGAAAGGCTGGCTTCAAATGGCTTGCAACCTTTTGGCCAGAGCTTCGACAACAggtttgcaataaataaatatattacctTTTTTTAATATTCTAAATTGAAACAAAAGCAGCTCACCGTTTCTTTATCCATCAGCAAAACTTTCATGCCAGCCCCACTGTCCTCAATCATCTTGGAGATGTATTGCTTGACTGCAAAAACCACATTCATTGTGACACAATTTTATTGGCAGCTTGGTTTCTCTTAACCAAGAAGCACCTAAATTTTTGCTGCAAAATGCAAGCAAGaggggatttttttgtttttcctcccttcctcccggAAGTTTGCAAACGTCACTTCCTCCCCTTGCCTCTTGCACAGCTGGGAAATGCAGTTCTCCAGCCTGCAGGCTTTGAACTACGAGTCCCAGAATCCTCTGCTTCCCAAATAAACAGCAAATAAAGGAATGAAATTTGGGCAGCTGGAGGGAGGTGGTttaaatgcagaattaatgcactttggcaccggtttaaatgccatggctccatgctgtggaatcctgggatttgtacttttgcaaaACGTTTAGCCCTTttcttgcatctgcactgcagaattaatgcagtttgacaccacttttaacttccatggctggatgctatggagtcctgggatttgtagtgtttgaGCCTTTcttgtcagagaattctggtgcccccaacagactacaaatcccaggattccatagcatggagccaggggagttaaagtgatgtgaaacacCTGGGAATACAGCACTTTTTATTGGCGGCTGTTCCTCCTTTTGTCCATCAGAGGGCGCCCTAAGAGCACAAAAGCCAAAAAGTAGTCTTTAAGCCTGTTTTTTACAATAGCCTttgctttggggggaaaaagactGCCTTTGGAAATGGCTCTTTAAaacctgtttctttccttttataaacaattaaacaggtttaaaatgccattttcaaAGCCAGTTTCCCCCTCAAAGCAAAGgctattaaaacaacaacagagacttAAGACTATTTGACTTTGAGAGGCCTGTTATATTGAAAAGTAAGGTGCATAAATTaaaatctgaaatgcaaaatgatattaaaaaaatactggccagaatcctcttaTCCTGGTCTAtggctgcaaaattaatgcagttcgacactgctttaactgccctggttgcaTCTGAAataatcttgggatctgtagttcttcGGTTGGGAAGGCTtgccaaaactacagatcccaggagtgCTTATGGATGGCTATGgatcttaaagtggtgtcaaactgcattacttctatagTACAGACGCCCTCTTTGGACGTTGCACCAACCAGTCAATGCATCCTTGCAAACAGTAGCAAGAGCTGCTCTCTTAGCTGAGTTTTGCTTGTGAAATTTGCAATGTAATCCGTcccaatttggccatgaaacaaactgatcaagtcacactctctcagcctcgaaggaaggcaatggcaaacctctcttgAAGAAAACCGCCAAggaaaccttagggttgccagaaatgactcgaaggcaacGCAACCCCAAAAGCGGAGAGCTGGGCACTTCACAGCCTTGAGGGCATCTAGTCTGATTCCACTGAAAAAGAACTTGGTTCAAACTTTTATAGACAAATCCCCGAATTGCTCATACGGTTTTGGGATTGCGCCGCCATCTTGCAACTGGAAAGGCCTGGAAGAGCCGAAGGCCCAGCTGCGATCTTGAGATGCTTTAATCCCCTCCTAACCTTTGGGATTAGGGGCTATTTCTGGCTACGGCAGGACTAAATTGAGGAGACCCGAACGCCACACGCCCGGCCGGCCTCCGTCGGCCTATTTATAGATTGATCTGGGAAGGATAAGAGCCGCCTTTCCATTAAGCAACCTTTTCCTTCTTGGTTTTTGCACACTGAGTCATGTCTCTTCTTCGATGCATGGCATCAAACGTGGTTGCCGGACCTTGGTTCTTGGCCCCCAATCTCCACTTTTCATGGGTCCTCCGTTTGCAGGACATGCCCTTCATTCCAACCTTCCGTCCAAAAGGtatccccaaatgtcctccgtTTGCAGCACGACAAACAAGAAGCATGCCTTTGCATTcctatgtctttacactttagggtcTTCTCTAGGCGTTTCGTGGCTATCCTTCGCATTTCTTGACCGCAACCTCCACTCTGATCAATAGCATATAATGTCTCCAGATATCGTAATATCCTTTTTTAACCCTCAGTGCATAAAGGAAGAGTTTTCCTACTCACCCATGGTCACTAATTTGGAATAAAAAGCAAAACCGCTGAGTAAATGGAGGTATTTTTTAACCCGGTCAGGTATTATTGCTATCAATGGAACGCAAAGCAGAGGAGCAGAGGAAGAGggatggtttgttcagagaaaagTGGGGTCACATTTAGTTGTTgttatgctttcaagtcatttgcagTTTATGGCATGGTTTTATACTTATTTTATCTTGACATGGTTTGCCATGAGGGCgaaagagctctggggccatcACAAACAACAACTGCGTtgcatggacccatggcagttaaagcagtgtcaaaatggagTATTTCTCCCATGCGGGTGCAGCCTCTGACTCCAAACTGCCTTGTTTCCTATGGGCCTCACATTTTCCCTCCCCCAGGGTTTGTTTTCATTGGGTCCTAATCGCACTTTGTTGTCGTCTGGGGCCTGGTTTTATTTCAAAAGGCTTTAATAGGCTCCGGAAAGTGTTTCCTCCTTTTAATTGCTGCTTTGCTTTCCTCGTAAATGTTTTTATAACAGGGTTTgcaactggatttttttaaaaacagtcccAGAGAGCCTTCAGGTCTTGCAGTCCTTATCTATTAGCGCTgttgtaagtcggaaatgactggaaggcacacaataacaacgtGTTGTTTCATCTTCCTTCCGAATGCAAGGCTTCTtgcccaggtcttgcaaagtcaggaccgccgtggcttccttggttgagtcaaTGCATCTGCAACgtggtcttcttctttccctATTCTCTTCCACTTTGCGGAGCgttattgtctttcccagtgagtcctctcttctcatgatctgtccaaagtacgacatttaatcattttggctttttAGGTGAATTTACCGGCTTGATTTGGACCCGTTCCTTTGGCTAGAGCTGACCTAAccacagaggaagagaaggcaccacaaaatagaGGActtgcaagaaagaaaaagggagaacaTTCCAAAGTAAAAGCTATAAACACTCATCGAAATATAAAGCTATGCGTCTTAGTCATGGTccaaatgggggacattttggaattcctcctagaaaGAAGGTTGACATctcctgggacaatcctgaatgTAAACCTTATGCAAtaactctccagttttcacttagGTTTCTCCTGCTGTTTGCAAACCCCATTTATCTGACCAGCGTTTGCCGAAAACTCAAGGCGGACGACAGGACAATAGCGGCCTCTCTCTTAAGGCAAAGCCTCACCTCACCTCCTCTCCGGCCGTCTGGGAGTGGCGGCCATCTGTTCGCGTGCCTTTATCCCCTTTCACTCCAGGCCTTGATCCTCTTTCTTCCATCCACTCTTCCTCTTTAGCCGCAAAGAAATCCGCACAGCCGGACACCCGTCGTAGCCGCAAGCAGCGTCCGTTTGCCACCAGACCCCCCCATGCCTTCCAACATTGCACTGGACACGTGTGGCCAAACAGcatcagagggtggtcaagagggcaaaagcgATGAACGAAGAAGAAAGCACAAGTTAGGAGAAGAAATGCTGCAACACTTTGTAGGAGACCAAATGTTTGACTCAGACAAAAAGCATACTGCTGCAgggggaggtttgcctttgccttcccctgaggctgagagagtgtgacttgcccaagggcacccagtgggtttcatggccaagccgggaatcgaactctggcctccagagttatagCATGCAACCATTACGGCATGACTGTtatccccccccaaaatggagtaTAAACAGTTCTGTTCTCGGTTTGTATATCAATGAAAACAACGCCACAACGGTGGAGTTGCGTCCACACAAGATGGTGCCTCTCTGCCCCGCATCCTTTGCACAAACACTACAAACAAAACCCCGGCCTTTCTCCG
It encodes the following:
- the VPS45 gene encoding vacuolar protein sorting-associated protein 45, yielding MNVVFAVKQYISKMIEDSGAGMKVLLMDKETTSIVSMVYTQSEILQKEVYLFERIDSANRESMKHLKAICFLRPTKENVDYLMQELRRPKYSTYFIYFSNVISKSDVKSLAEADEQEVVAEVQEFYGDYIAVNPHVFSLNIPICCQGRSWDPAQLSRTTQGLTALLLSLKKCPMIRYQLSSDSAKRLAECVKQVITKEYELFDFRRTEVPPLLLLLDRSDDAVTPLLNQWTYQAMVHELLGINNNRIDLSRVPGISKDLREVVLSADNDEFYANNMYLNFAEIGANIKNLMEDFQRKKPKEQQKLESIADMKAFVENYPQFRKMSGTVSKHVTVVGELSRLVSERNLMEVSEVEQELACQNDHSSALQNIRRLLQNPKVTELDAVRLVMLYALRYERHSSNSLPGLMTELKNRTVSEKHRKLVSAVIEYGGKRVRGSDLFSSKDAVAMTKQFLKGLKGVENVYTQHQPLLHETLDQVIKGKLKDNLYPYLGASTLRDRPQDIIVFMIGGATYEEALAVYNLNRTTPGVRIVLGGTVIHNTKSFLEEVSSSGFRGRGLETVQGTMRTSTRRVN